In Haliotis asinina isolate JCU_RB_2024 chromosome 15, JCU_Hal_asi_v2, whole genome shotgun sequence, one DNA window encodes the following:
- the LOC137265319 gene encoding b(0,+)-type amino acid transporter 1-like has protein sequence MDTDNDSTTPDKVSPSNMELRQRTPEDGPETANPHVQMDTSKIALKKEIGLFSGTAFVVGTIIGSGIFITPQGVLRNTGSVGLCMVVWSTGALLSLLGSLTFTELTSITRTSGGEYAVLMKTFGPIPAFMYVWSTEIARNPASRAVQTLTFAEYLSSFLELCGSPEVPKKLIAICVIVVLAFTTSYSVKLSARIQVFFTAAKLIALIVIIIGGLVKIGQGTLSELPTGFDGSVTVISNVALSYYSIMFAYGGWNNVNFLIEEVKNPQRNGPLSSIIGVLIVGVVYILTNISYLAVMTRDEMYQSTAVAQTWGDRVLGPASWIIPICVMMSVYGSANGGMGTASRIQFAAARDGNWWEFLSFVSVKRYTPMPTIICHVLIAIFMVLQGTITSLINFLSFTSWVFYCACALCCIVLRFRIKDDPKRIKVPILIPVFFMLWCLFLVVAPIVDNPRVELLYAAAFVVGGLVVYFPLIHFNLKPKWFEKIEMYLQLLMEVAPSTYVDSY, from the exons ATGGATACGGACAACG ATTCAACGACCCCAGACAAGGTGTCTCCATCAAACATGGAACTCCGACAAAGGACACCTGAGGACGGTCCAGAGACGGCTAACCCTCATGTTCAAATGGACACATCGAAGATCGCCTTGAAGAAGGAGATTGGTCTGTTTAGTGGGACAGCATTTGTGGTTGGAACCATCATAG GTTCTGGTATCTTCATCACTCCCCAAGGGGTCTTGAGAAACACCGGTTCTGTGGGTCTGTGCATGGTGGTGTGGTCTACCGGAGCCCTTCTCTCTCTCCTTG GTTCACTTACCTTCACGGAGTTAACATCCATCACAAGGACATCGGGAGGGGAGTACGCAGTGTTGATGAAAACATTCGGCCCAATTCCCGCCTTTATGTATGTTTGGTCCACCGAGATCGCCAGGAACCCAGCGTCCAGAGCTGTTCAAACTTTAACATTCGCAGAGTATCTCTCCTCGTTCTTGGAGCTGTGTGGATCCCCTGAAGTACCAAAGAAACTCATAGCGATTTGTGTCATTG TCGTGCTGGCGTTCACCACGTCCTACAGCGTGAAGTTGTCAGCACGGATCCAGGTCTTCTTCACTGCAGCCAAACTGATAGCTCTAATTGTGATCATCATCGGAGGACTGGTCAAAATTGGACAAG GCACCTTATCCGAGCTACCAACTGGGTTTGATGGTTCTGTGACCGTGATTTCAAATGTCGCTCTATCATACTACTCCATCATGTTTGCATACGGAGGTTG GAACAATGTGAACTTCTTAATAGAGGAAGTGAAGAACCCACAAAG AAATGGACCCCTGTCGAGTATCATTGGTGTGCTGATAGTCGGTGTTGTCTACATCCTCACCAACATCTCCTACCTTGCTGTCATGACCCGTGACGAGATGTATCAATCGACGGCCGTCGCTCAG ACCTGGGGAGACAGGGTCCTCGGTCCAGCCTCCTGGATTATCCCGATCTGTGTCATGATGTCTGTGTACGGCAGTGCTAACGGTGGAATGGGAACAGCTTCTAG AATACAGTTTGCTGCAGCTCGTGATGGTAATTGGTGGGAATTTCTGTCATTTGTCAGCGTGAAGAGGTACACACCCATGCCAACAATTATTTGTCAC GTGCTGATCGCTATCTTCATGGTACTACAGGGAACCATCACCAGCCTCATCAACTTCCTCAGCTTCACCAGCTGGGTCTTCTACTGTGCCTGTGCTCTGTGCTGTATTGTACTCAGGTTTAGAATAAAAGACGACCCAAAACGAATAAAG GTTCCAATCCTCATCCCCGTCTTCTTCATGCTGTGGTGTCTGTTCCTTGTTGTGGCACCCATTGTAGATAATCCCCGGGTTGAGCTGCTGTATGCTGCAGCTTTCGTTGTCGGTGGCCTCGTCGTCTATTTCCCACTCATCCACTTCAACTTAAAACCAAAATGGTTTG AGAAGATTGAGATGTATCTTCAGCTGCTGATGGAGGTGGCGCCAAGTACATACGTGGACTCATACTGA